In one Oryza glaberrima chromosome 2, OglaRS2, whole genome shotgun sequence genomic region, the following are encoded:
- the LOC127763437 gene encoding uncharacterized protein LOC127763437 isoform X1 encodes MSPTAPSRTGRALALLPVLVLLLLVCSPAASVGEQKGVCVSPGGRFPAFSSEGKRPGRAAKGRRDLALCRVFRQNTCCDVSQTFSALLSVRKLASTGEGSQECLHLWELLECSICDPRVGVRPGPPVICASFCDMVFKACSEAYFAIDVKTQALSPCGLGDILCGKAHKWVSNGTELCRSAGFSVQALETTSGGVDDTFCYGGKASFDAISSSWTSSKERPVLSDVASWNLEDFRRWAREMPASERVSWAIGGMVLTAGLIFISLCSKRKSYIPGQKQAAIARNLRKLESRVNPQQLRRN; translated from the exons ATGAGCCCCACCGCGCCGTCGCGTACGGGTCGTGCTCTCGCCCTTCTCCCTGTCctggtgctgctgctcctcgtcTGCTCGCCAGCCGCGTCAGTTG GAGAACAGAAAGGTGTATGTGTTTCGCCTGGTGGACGATTCCCTGCCTTCTCATCTGAAGGTAAGCGTCCTGGAAGAGCAGCTAAGGGGCGCAGAGATCTGGCACTATGTAGAGTATTCCGGCAGAACACGTGTTGCGATGTGTCCCAGACATTTTCTGCCCTGCTCTCAGTGAGAAAGCTTGCATCGACTGGTGAAGGTAGTCAAGAATGCCTTCATCTGTGGGAACTGCTCGAGTGTTCGATTTGTGATCCACGGGTGGGTGTTAGGCCTGGACCTCCAGTTATATGTGCATCATTCTGTGACATGGTTTTCAAAGCTTGCTCAGAGGCGTACTTCGCTATCGATGTGAAAACACAG GCATTGTCTCCATGTGGTTTAGGTGACATCCTTTGTGGCAAAGCACATAAATGGGTCTCTAATGGCACAGAGCTATGTCGCTCTGCTGGTTTCTCTGTGCAAGCTTTGGAGACCACCTCGGGTGGAGTGGATGACACTTTCTGCTATGGTGGGAAAGCAAGTTTTGATGCCATCTCTAGTTCATGGACATCTTCAAAAGAGCGTCCAGTATTAAGTGATGTGGCCTCTTGGAATCTTGAAGATTTTCGCAGATGGGCAAGAGAAATGCCTGCTAGTGAAAGAGTTTCATGGGCAATTGGAGGAATGGTTCTTACAGCAGGCCTTATATTTATCAG TTTGTGCAGTAAACGGAAGAGCTACATTCCTGGCCAAAAGCAAGCTGCTATCGCCCGCAATTTGAGAAAGCTGGAATCAAGAGTTAACCCACAGCAGCTTAGGCGAAATTAG
- the LOC127763438 gene encoding uncharacterized protein LOC127763438 — MGEEAAKQMAEAPGKIESMRKWVIDHKLRAVGCLWLTGISSSIAYNWSRPNMKTSVKIIHARLHAQALTLAALVGSAMVEYYDAKYGTSGPKVDKYTSQYLAHSHKD, encoded by the exons ATGGGGGAAGAGGCGGCGAAGCAAATGGCGGAAGCCCCGGGCAAGATTGAATCCATGAGGAAGTGGGTCATCGACCACAAGCTCCGCGCCGTAG GTTGCCTATGGCTTACTGGGATCAGCAGCTCGATTGCGTACAACTGGTCGAGGCCCAATATGAAGACTAGCGTCAAGATCATCCATGCAAG GTTGCATGCTCAAGCCCTAACACTAGCAGCGTTAGTGGGATCTGCAATGGTAGAGTACTATGACGCGAAGTACGGCACATCTGGACCGAAGGTGGACAAGTACACAAGCCAATACCTGGCGCATTCACATAAAGATTAA
- the LOC127763437 gene encoding uncharacterized protein LOC127763437 isoform X2 has product MSPTAPSRTGRALALLPVLVLLLLVCSPAASVGEQKGVCVSPGGRFPAFSSEGKRPGRAAKGRRDLALCRVFRQNTCCDVSQTFSALLSVRKLASTGEGSQECLHLWELLECSICDPRVGVRPGPPVICASFCDMVFKACSEAYFAIDVKTQALSPCGLGDILCGKAHKWVSNGTELCRSAGFSVQALETTSGGVDDTFCYGGKASFDAISSSWTSSKERPVLSDVASWNLEDFRRWAREMPASERVSWAIGGMVLTAGLIFISKRKSYIPGQKQAAIARNLRKLESRVNPQQLRRN; this is encoded by the exons ATGAGCCCCACCGCGCCGTCGCGTACGGGTCGTGCTCTCGCCCTTCTCCCTGTCctggtgctgctgctcctcgtcTGCTCGCCAGCCGCGTCAGTTG GAGAACAGAAAGGTGTATGTGTTTCGCCTGGTGGACGATTCCCTGCCTTCTCATCTGAAGGTAAGCGTCCTGGAAGAGCAGCTAAGGGGCGCAGAGATCTGGCACTATGTAGAGTATTCCGGCAGAACACGTGTTGCGATGTGTCCCAGACATTTTCTGCCCTGCTCTCAGTGAGAAAGCTTGCATCGACTGGTGAAGGTAGTCAAGAATGCCTTCATCTGTGGGAACTGCTCGAGTGTTCGATTTGTGATCCACGGGTGGGTGTTAGGCCTGGACCTCCAGTTATATGTGCATCATTCTGTGACATGGTTTTCAAAGCTTGCTCAGAGGCGTACTTCGCTATCGATGTGAAAACACAG GCATTGTCTCCATGTGGTTTAGGTGACATCCTTTGTGGCAAAGCACATAAATGGGTCTCTAATGGCACAGAGCTATGTCGCTCTGCTGGTTTCTCTGTGCAAGCTTTGGAGACCACCTCGGGTGGAGTGGATGACACTTTCTGCTATGGTGGGAAAGCAAGTTTTGATGCCATCTCTAGTTCATGGACATCTTCAAAAGAGCGTCCAGTATTAAGTGATGTGGCCTCTTGGAATCTTGAAGATTTTCGCAGATGGGCAAGAGAAATGCCTGCTAGTGAAAGAGTTTCATGGGCAATTGGAGGAATGGTTCTTACAGCAGGCCTTATATTTATCAG TAAACGGAAGAGCTACATTCCTGGCCAAAAGCAAGCTGCTATCGCCCGCAATTTGAGAAAGCTGGAATCAAGAGTTAACCCACAGCAGCTTAGGCGAAATTAG
- the LOC127762011 gene encoding DNA mismatch repair protein PMS1 isoform X1, which yields MAGGSSPAIRPIGKSAVHRICSGQVIFDLSSAVKELVENSLDAGATTVEVTLRSYGEDSFTVADNGTGISPTNFQALALKHHTSKISDFGDLASVATFGFRGEALSSLCALGKLTVETRTKDEPVGTRLEFAHSGVVTGERKMARPVGTAVTVEKLFSTLPVRSKEFSRNIRKEYGKVISLLNAYALIAKGVRLVCTNTVGKNSKSAVLRTQGSSSLKDNIITVFGLNTFKCLQPFNVTISEGCQVDGFLSKPGPGSGRNSGDKQFFYVNGRPVDMPKVSKLVNELYRSSNAKQYPVAVLNFCIPTTSYDVNVAPDKRKIFFSSEHAILLSLREGIENLYCPQQCSFSINSVEDPGKEMDPAIDGSDEDMCLTEKENVSAPENDDDMDETDSDDEVTPENQKVPSSVTTRVATGSTPKDVSPLSRGPPAQLDRSTLLSAYRYEQREKTPTRVKSYPAQANHVRTGLAAKSSPSSAVQPSIMKFLSQNKRKHEDSCNLISEAPVLRRGTCLEQVRRTDLGANSPTALTSRVSNIPEFNAPQGTNPLRHHSLQSFVPEMPEDSPQHSEPPNIVSHRDEVPQLRPCDVHATESEVDNQHDPCHSKFGAPSRCSEVEPQNKLTNISLPDAHYDGHDTAAHSGQSSYPVMQFTLADLRRRRRHSFMISHAKKGSFPEKSTRCYKAATLDNYVPDNEEGKSNSLAAATSELDKLFSKDDFGEMEVVGQFNLGFIIGKLDQDLFIVDQHAADEKYNFENLSQSTTLNIQPLLQPLRLDLSPEEEVIVSMNMSTIRKNGFVLAEDLHASPCNRYFIKAVPFSKNITFGAQDVKELISMLADSQGDCSIISSYKLDRTDSICPSRVRAMLASRACRMSTMIGDPLTKTEMKKILKNLTGLRSPWNCPHGRPTMRHLADLHAIKTEGSKATFS from the exons ATGGCCGgcggctcgtcgccggcgatacGGCCGATCGGCAAGTCGGCGGTGCACCGGATCTGCTCCGGCCAGGTCATCTTCGACCTCTCCTCCGCCGTCAAGGAGCTCGTCGAGAACAgcctcgacgccggcgccaccaccgtcgAGGTCACCCTCCGCTCCTACGGCGAGGACTCCTTCACCGTCGCCGACAACGGCACCGGCATCTCCCCCACCAATTTCCAG GCGCTCGCTCTGAAGCACCACACCTCCAAGATCTCGGACTTCGGCGACCTCGCCTCCGTCGCCACCTTCGGGTTCCGCGGGGAGGCGCTCAGCTCGCTCTGCGCGCTGGGGAAGCTGACGGTCGAGACGAGGACCAAGGACGAGCCCGTCGGGACGCGCCTGGAGTTCGCGCACTCGGGCGTGGTGACCGGCGAGAGGAAGATGGCGCGGCCGGTCGGGACCGCCGTGACCGTCGAGAAGCTGTTCTCCACGCTGCCGGTCCGGAGCAAGGAGTTCAGCAGGAACATTCGGAAGGAGTACGGGAAAGTGATCTCCTTGCTGAAT GCCTATGCGTTGATTGCCAAAGGGGTCAGATTAGTTTGCACAAATACTGTTGGCAAGAATTCTAAATCGGCGGTGCTTAGGACTCAAGGGAGCAGTTCACTGAAAGATAATATCATTACCGTATTTGGTCTGAACACTTTCAAGTGCCTGCAGCCCTTCAATGTGACAATCTCAGAAGGCTGCCAAGTTGATGGCTTTCTTTCCAAACCTGGACCTGGTAGCGGTCGCAATTCAGGGGATAAACAGTTCTTCTATGTTAATGGCAGACCTGTGGATATGCCAAAGGTTTCCAAACTTGTCAATGAGCTGTACAGAAGCTCAAATGCCAAGCAATACCCTGTGGCTGTATTGAATTTCTGTATTCCAACCACATCTTATGATGTGAATGTTGCGCCTGATAAGAGaaaaattttcttctcatcTGAGCATGCCATTTTGCTATCTTTACGGGAAGGTATTGAGAATCTGTACTGCCCTCAACAATGCAGTTTCTCCATCAACAGCGTTGAAGATCCTGGGAAGGAAATGGACCCAGCCATCGATGGGTCTGATGAAGACATGTGTTTAACAGAAAAGGAGAATGTTTCAGCTCCTGAAAATGACGATGACATGGATGAAACAGATAGTGATGATGAGGTTACACCAGAGAATCAGAAAGTGCCTTCTTCAGTGACAACAAGGGTAGCCACTGGATCTACACCCAAAGATGTGAGCCCCTTGTCAAGAGGCCCACCTGCTCAGCTTGATAGATCTACTTTGCTTTCAGCCTACCGGTATGAACAACGAGAAAAGACGCCTACACGAGTAAAAAGTTATCCAGCACAAGCAAATCATGTTAGAACAGGGCTTGCTGCAAAGTCTTCTCCTTCAAGTGCTGTTCAACCTTCTATTATGAAATTTCTATcacaaaataaaaggaaacacGAAGACAGTTGCAATCTTATTTCTGAAGCTCCAGTGCTGAGGAGGGGAACATGCTTGGAGCAAGTGAGGAGAACAGATTTAGGAGCGAATTCACCAACTGCACTAACCTCAAGAGTATCTAATATTCCAGAGTTTAATGCACCTCAAGGAACAAATCCTTTGCGGCACCATTCCCTGCAATCTTTTGTACCTGAGATGCCAGAAGATTCACCACAGCATTCTGAACCACCTAATATTGTTTCTCATCGTGATGAAGTGCCTCAGTTGCGTCCATGTGATGTTCACGCTACAGAATCTGAAGTG GATAACCAGCATGATCCATGCCATTCCAAGTTTGGTGCTCCCAGTCGATGTTCAGAAGTGGAACCCCAAAATAAACTGACAAATATTTCCTTGCCTGATGCTCATTATGATGGTCATGACACTGCAGCACATTCTGGACAATCATCTTATCCAGTTATGCAATTTACACTTGCTGAtcttagaagaagaagaaggcataGTTTTATGATATCACATGCAAAAAAAGGAAGTTTTCCTGAGAAATCAACAAG GTGTTATAAAGCTGCGACACTGGATAACTATGTACCAGATAACGAGGAGGGAAAATCGAATTCTTTAGCTGCAGCCACCAGCGAGTTAGATAAGCTTTTCAGTAAAGATGACTTTGGAGAAATGGAG GTTGTTGGGCAGTTTAATCTTGGTTTTATCATTGGAAAGCTGGACCAGGACCTATTTATTGTTGATCAG CATGCTGCTGATGAGAAGTACAACTTTGAGAACCTTTCACAGTCAACAACTTTAAACATACAGCCTCTCCTTCA ACCACTGAGACTTGACCTATCACCAGAGGAAGAAGTTATCGTTTCTATGAACATGAGCACTATCAG AAAGAACGGTTTTGTTTTAGCAGAAGATCTGCATGCTTCACCTTGCAACCGCTATTTTATAAAAGCCGTTCCCTTCAGCAAGAATATTACATTTGGTGCTCAAG ATGTGAAGGAGTTAATCTCCATGCTTGCTGACAGTCAAGGTGACTGTTCAATAATCAGCAGTTACAAGCTCGACAGAACTGATTCTATTTGTCCTTCAAGGGTTCGTGCTATGTTGGCTTCGAGGGCTTGCCGAATGTCTACCATGATAGGTGATCCATTGACAAAAACTGAGATGAAGAAG ATACTTAAGAATTTGACAGGATTGAGGTCCCCTTGGAATTGCCCTCATGGGAGGCCAACAATGCGCCATCTAGCAGATCTCCATGCTATAAAAACTGAAG GATCGAAGGCAACTTTCTCATGA
- the LOC127762011 gene encoding DNA mismatch repair protein PMS1 isoform X2, translating to MAGGSSPAIRPIGKSAVHRICSGQVIFDLSSAVKELVENSLDAGATTVEVTLRSYGEDSFTVADNGTGISPTNFQALALKHHTSKISDFGDLASVATFGFRGEALSSLCALGKLTVETRTKDEPVGTRLEFAHSGVVTGERKMARPVGTAVTVEKLFSTLPVRSKEFSRNIRKEYGKVISLLNAYALIAKGVRLVCTNTVGKNSKSAVLRTQGSSSLKDNIITVFGLNTFKCLQPFNVTISEGCQVDGFLSKPGPGSGRNSGDKQFFYVNGRPVDMPKVSKLVNELYRSSNAKQYPVAVLNFCIPTTSYDVNVAPDKRKIFFSSEHAILLSLREGIENLYCPQQCSFSINSVEDPGKEMDPAIDGSDEDMCLTEKENVSAPENDDDMDETDSDDEVTPENQKVPSSVTTRVATGSTPKDVSPLSRGPPAQLDRSTLLSAYRYEQREKTPTRVKSYPAQANHVRTGLAAKSSPSSAVQPSIMKFLSQNKRKHEDSCNLISEAPVLRRGTCLEQVRRTDLGANSPTALTSRVSNIPEFNAPQGTNPLRHHSLQSFVPEMPEDSPQHSEPPNIVSHRDEVPQLRPCDVHATESEVDNQHDPCHSKFGAPSRCSEVEPQNKLTNISLPDAHYDGHDTAAHSGQSSYPVMQFTLADLRRRRRHSFMISHAKKGSFPEKSTRCYKAATLDNYVPDNEEGKSNSLAAATSELDKLFSKDDFGEMEVVGQFNLGFIIGKLDQDLFIVDQHAADEKYNFENLSQSTTLNIQPLLQ from the exons ATGGCCGgcggctcgtcgccggcgatacGGCCGATCGGCAAGTCGGCGGTGCACCGGATCTGCTCCGGCCAGGTCATCTTCGACCTCTCCTCCGCCGTCAAGGAGCTCGTCGAGAACAgcctcgacgccggcgccaccaccgtcgAGGTCACCCTCCGCTCCTACGGCGAGGACTCCTTCACCGTCGCCGACAACGGCACCGGCATCTCCCCCACCAATTTCCAG GCGCTCGCTCTGAAGCACCACACCTCCAAGATCTCGGACTTCGGCGACCTCGCCTCCGTCGCCACCTTCGGGTTCCGCGGGGAGGCGCTCAGCTCGCTCTGCGCGCTGGGGAAGCTGACGGTCGAGACGAGGACCAAGGACGAGCCCGTCGGGACGCGCCTGGAGTTCGCGCACTCGGGCGTGGTGACCGGCGAGAGGAAGATGGCGCGGCCGGTCGGGACCGCCGTGACCGTCGAGAAGCTGTTCTCCACGCTGCCGGTCCGGAGCAAGGAGTTCAGCAGGAACATTCGGAAGGAGTACGGGAAAGTGATCTCCTTGCTGAAT GCCTATGCGTTGATTGCCAAAGGGGTCAGATTAGTTTGCACAAATACTGTTGGCAAGAATTCTAAATCGGCGGTGCTTAGGACTCAAGGGAGCAGTTCACTGAAAGATAATATCATTACCGTATTTGGTCTGAACACTTTCAAGTGCCTGCAGCCCTTCAATGTGACAATCTCAGAAGGCTGCCAAGTTGATGGCTTTCTTTCCAAACCTGGACCTGGTAGCGGTCGCAATTCAGGGGATAAACAGTTCTTCTATGTTAATGGCAGACCTGTGGATATGCCAAAGGTTTCCAAACTTGTCAATGAGCTGTACAGAAGCTCAAATGCCAAGCAATACCCTGTGGCTGTATTGAATTTCTGTATTCCAACCACATCTTATGATGTGAATGTTGCGCCTGATAAGAGaaaaattttcttctcatcTGAGCATGCCATTTTGCTATCTTTACGGGAAGGTATTGAGAATCTGTACTGCCCTCAACAATGCAGTTTCTCCATCAACAGCGTTGAAGATCCTGGGAAGGAAATGGACCCAGCCATCGATGGGTCTGATGAAGACATGTGTTTAACAGAAAAGGAGAATGTTTCAGCTCCTGAAAATGACGATGACATGGATGAAACAGATAGTGATGATGAGGTTACACCAGAGAATCAGAAAGTGCCTTCTTCAGTGACAACAAGGGTAGCCACTGGATCTACACCCAAAGATGTGAGCCCCTTGTCAAGAGGCCCACCTGCTCAGCTTGATAGATCTACTTTGCTTTCAGCCTACCGGTATGAACAACGAGAAAAGACGCCTACACGAGTAAAAAGTTATCCAGCACAAGCAAATCATGTTAGAACAGGGCTTGCTGCAAAGTCTTCTCCTTCAAGTGCTGTTCAACCTTCTATTATGAAATTTCTATcacaaaataaaaggaaacacGAAGACAGTTGCAATCTTATTTCTGAAGCTCCAGTGCTGAGGAGGGGAACATGCTTGGAGCAAGTGAGGAGAACAGATTTAGGAGCGAATTCACCAACTGCACTAACCTCAAGAGTATCTAATATTCCAGAGTTTAATGCACCTCAAGGAACAAATCCTTTGCGGCACCATTCCCTGCAATCTTTTGTACCTGAGATGCCAGAAGATTCACCACAGCATTCTGAACCACCTAATATTGTTTCTCATCGTGATGAAGTGCCTCAGTTGCGTCCATGTGATGTTCACGCTACAGAATCTGAAGTG GATAACCAGCATGATCCATGCCATTCCAAGTTTGGTGCTCCCAGTCGATGTTCAGAAGTGGAACCCCAAAATAAACTGACAAATATTTCCTTGCCTGATGCTCATTATGATGGTCATGACACTGCAGCACATTCTGGACAATCATCTTATCCAGTTATGCAATTTACACTTGCTGAtcttagaagaagaagaaggcataGTTTTATGATATCACATGCAAAAAAAGGAAGTTTTCCTGAGAAATCAACAAG GTGTTATAAAGCTGCGACACTGGATAACTATGTACCAGATAACGAGGAGGGAAAATCGAATTCTTTAGCTGCAGCCACCAGCGAGTTAGATAAGCTTTTCAGTAAAGATGACTTTGGAGAAATGGAG GTTGTTGGGCAGTTTAATCTTGGTTTTATCATTGGAAAGCTGGACCAGGACCTATTTATTGTTGATCAG CATGCTGCTGATGAGAAGTACAACTTTGAGAACCTTTCACAGTCAACAACTTTAAACATACAGCCTCTCCTTCAGTGA